From Vidua macroura isolate BioBank_ID:100142 chromosome 5, ASM2450914v1, whole genome shotgun sequence, the proteins below share one genomic window:
- the LOC128807737 gene encoding killer cell lectin-like receptor subfamily B member 1B allele B produces the protein MAENVLYADLNLPEPTRPRNLRVPDVQGKSCCSRKHVTILVVIILLLVLAVYLIITYGPTAGSQQDSTRTIPEEALGCPTSWKKHGRNCYFFSPEKKPKGWEASRAECTAMGSDLVVIDSREELSYLLPQSRHNYYLLGLTYSQEEQKWKWINNVEHDPAMFSIIGHFFDYLCTVIGFDEVRSAPCNGSKTTQNMCEKAATIS, from the exons atggcagaaaatgtCCTTTATGCTGACCTGAACTTGCCTGAACCAACCAGACCCAGAAACCTGAGGGTCCCTGATGTCCAAG GTAAAAGTTGTTGTTCCAGAAAACATGTTACCATATTGGTGGTGATAATCCTCCTACTGGTCCTGGCAGTATATTTAATAATCACAT ATGGTCCAACTGCAGGCAGCCAACAAGACTCAACAAGAACCATCCCTGAAGAGGCACTAG GCTGCCCCACATCATGGAAGAAACATGGGAGAAATTGCtacttcttttctccagagaaGAAACCAAAGGGCTGGGAAGCCTCTCGTGCAGAATGCACCGCCATGGGCTCAGACCTGGTGGTCATTGACAGCAGAGAAGAGCTG AGTTACCTTCTCCCACAATCAAGACATAACTACTACTTACTTGGTCTCACATATTCTCAAGAGGAGCAGAAGTGGAAGTGGATCAACAACGTGGAACACGACCCAGCCAT GTTCAGTATAATTGGACATTTCTTTGATTATCTCTGCACGGTCATTGGATTTGATGAAGTACGGTCTGCACCTTGTAATGGatccaaaacaacacaaaatatgTGTGAAAAAGCTGCAACAATTTCATAA